The genomic stretch AGAATCATGGTGATGCAATCATAACTTGGCTCATCAAAGGTCATGGAAGCAGGCTTGAACTTGGTTCTGTATGCTAAGTGTATATGTTTGGATGCATTTCCATGGCTATTTTTGCAGGGTTGTGATGAATTGGGTCATACTTGGATTAGTGCTTGTAATGAAATGGTTTCAAGATATGGCAAGAGACTTTGATGACAAAACAAGGCATGGTGCAAAAATGGTTTTCTTATTCATGAAGAATGTTTGGTAATGGAAAGATGGGAAGGACATGGAATTAAATTAGAAATTAGGGTTAGGTCATGAAAAAAAGTTGGTTGACTTTGGTCAtctggttgaccaaaaagtcaatagttgaccacaaagtcaacagttgaccaaaaagtcaaccttTAGAAAATATAATTTTGATTTCCTTTTGTAATGAAACAATGCATTCTTTGATAGGTGAGTGTATAATCAATGTTTTAAATGTAAGGATCATCAATGTATGAGGATTAAAACTTAACTTTTGCATGACTTCTTAACAAAACCAAATAACCTTATGCATGAATCCAATACCTTAACTAATTGAAACATGACAGCATGATGCCATATGAATCAAATGGGCCAAGATATATGGATGAAATAATGATGGATGCCCCTATGAACCATAATGAATTAGGGACAAACAATGGGTCAAAGATCAATGCACTAATGCAAACATGATCCcaaatatcaaagaccaaggAATGGGAAAGTACCATGTGCCTTGCACCAATGGACATAGAAAGACCAGATAGAATGCATATGTATAAATGTTTGAATAAAGTCTTGGGTCAGATGAAATTTCCCCCATTGGGATATGCAAACCTGAGAATGAATGGTGCATGACATGCTAGTCAACAACCTCCcccaatgaattagggtttcacatAATCACAAGGTAAAAAGTCAAACCAACTAGGCACACTAGAACCAAGGCTtcctgattagggtttcatgagGCATACCCTTTAACCAAGGTCTACAAATAAGTCTCTAATGGGTGAGCCCCTAATTAAGGTTTGGGTAGCCAAGATAAAACCTAAGGAGTACCCATGAGGCCCCATAACCAATcatcaaggaattagggtttgaaaCCCTTGAGGAGTGCCATGATGAAATCTTGTTGAACTCATGCTTCAATGAACCAAGCAATTAGGGTTTTACATCCTCTATGCTTAGATGATTAGTCAAATCCATGCTTTTGATCTTTGATTCACACACAAACCCTAGCTTGCAAGCCAATAGCTTTGAATCCATAGTGATCAACCTATTGGATGAATGATGCATATAAATGAGTCATGAATGCATACAAATGATTCCTATTCCACAGATTTAATGAAAGGATGAAAAGGatagggaaaattttggggtatgacacttgTAGAAAATGGGATTTAACTGGAATCCCATGTTGTCATGCCATAACTTGCATATGGAAAAACAAGAAACAGTCAGAAGAATATGTCTCAGAATATTACAAGTTTGTGTATTGATTATTGGTTATTGTCATTCTGTGCATAAAGTGTGTATTGATTATTGGTTATTGTCATTATTTCTGTAGGAAGAATACTTTCAAGAAGGCTTACTCACATATCACCTTCCCTACCAATGGTCCATAATTGTGGCATATTAATGACCAAGTAGCAATAAACCCACCAGTCATGACAATGGCAATTAGTTTCCCCAAAAAGATGCGCAACAAAGTTAATGATGAGCTTAGAAACCCACATGTTCTTCCTAGGAAACTGTCAACTGTTACTTGCCTTATGTGGAGCAATGGGTCACAATAAGAGAAGGTTTAAAGGAAATAGGACTATTGATAGGGCTATCCCAAAAGGTGGAAATACAAAGAAAGCAAAGGGTGGAAATTCATCAGAAGTTGGAAACAACAAGAAGGCAAATGGTGGGAATAACAAGAAGGCAAAGGATGGAAATAATAAGAAGACAAAGACAAATGCATTAGAAGTTGGAAGCCCGTCACAAGCACCTCAGCCTACAAAACCATCTTAACTATAGTTATTTTTCACCTCAGCCTATTATGACAGTAGTTTCTTTCATGTTATGACATTAAATATCTTGATGTAATGGTCTGTTATGACAGTAGTTATTTTGATGCAATGACAATGGTTATTTTGATGTAATGACAATTGTTATTTTGATGTAATGACAATGGTTATTTTTATGTAATGATAATGGTTATTTTGGGTCATATTGGCCTGTCAAATTTATATGTGCATATTGTCCTGTCAACTGTACATACTTCATATTGTTGAGATATTGCATAGGTTGCATATTGCAAAACATTTGCTTGCATATTGCACCTAGATTGCACAAATTTTGCTTGCTTGTTACATATTTCCATTACACAAGTTTACTGTCACAAAATTGGAACAAAATTTTTGCATTCATAATTTATGGTTACATAGTTTACATCAGGGTTGTTTCAAAACCCCATAAACTAAACAACAACACTACAACATGGTTGATTCAAAAACTAAAGAACATAGGTAATTCCTAATTCAGTACACTTGTGGCAACTAGTCCTATTAACAACACAATCATAAACCCAATTGTAAACTTCAACTGGATTTTCAGAAACTTGATCTCCTTCTTCAATTCATCCTCTTTGTGCTTGCATTCATTTACTTTAATCTTCTCTAGACCTAATCTTTCATGAAATGAAGAAATCAACTCTTTTGATCTTGGAGTCATCTCCTCATCATACCAGACAAAATGATTGCACCTTTTGTGTCCCTGAAGCTACAAATAATGCAGAAGAAATAGAAATTCAATGAACTTAAAATGTAACATACATAAATTTGAATGAGATAAGTTAAATACCTTGTACATTCCACGTCCATATAAACGACATATTGGGTTAGCATCAGTCCATAATGTCATCAATGGTGCATCGAGGCTGCATCTACATTCATCACTGATGAAATGAGATTTGCTGCAATTGCTTCCTTGGGAATATTTGGACATGGTTGAATATTAAGATTGGTATGATGTAGACGACGAGGTTCTGGTATTTTTTAAGAACGGTTTAGGAAAAGGGATGAACTATTGAAGGAAAGGGGATGAACGATTGAAGATTGAAGAAGGAAATGGGATGAACTAGAGATTTAGGGTTTCATATTCAATTTACTCTTTTTAATTTGTCTTTATAAATATACTTTATTATTTAACTTATTAAAACACTTTTTCAGAATTAAAATAATTAACttaattagtttttaattttcattaatgACGTGGCGCAAACTATTGTATGTCAACTCAGCGTTTTCACTTGCGATGTAGACCAAAGTCTGGAGGGACCAAAAAAATCCCAGTCAAAGTTGAATTAGGGGACCAAAAGGCTGAAAAATTAAATGGGGGGACCAAATGATTAAAAAAATGTAAATAGGGGACAAAAAGTGCATTTAAGCCAAAAATCATTATTGAATTAAatataaaattataaattataaataacggttaaaaagaaaaaaaatactAATACAAATATATGGAAGAGGTCAATACTAATAGATTTTATATGAAGATATTTTATCTTTTCAGCCCTTGAGTTGTATCTGACACCTTATAATTTTTCATAATATTTAAAATGCTCTCTTTAGTATTACGATTATCGTTCACCATCGATTGATAATGAATGGAATGTGAAGTGCAGCAACTTTGAGCTAaagattgatgaagatttgaAGGTTATATGAAGCACTTATCACCAATACGAAAAAAATGGTTTGATCATGGTGGATGCAACAGTTACAAGATTTGTCGACAATATTATTAATATGTTGAAAAGTCCTAAATCATCAAGTATTGTTTAAGTTTTGCTCATGTTATTTTCTTGTTAAGTTATGTTCACCATACAAAAATGTAATGCTAATTTTTATCTAATGAAATGTTAAGATAAAATATAAATAACACACAAATGATTTATTACAAAACCAAAATAATatacaaataataaaacctaCACAGGTCCATCACAAGCAAGGTGTGCTATCTGTGATGCCAAAGCATAAACCTAGTCATATGGGTTTACCAACCCCATAAGATTATCTGAAATAAGTGTTATCATCAGATGGTCAGTCATACTAGGTGGAGGCAGGGGAAAAGGTGACACATCATCTGAAGATCCTCCATAATGAGAAGATCCAGCATAATCTGCGGGCAAAACAGGTAAGATGATGTGAGGGAGTGATAATGTAAAGTGCCacttgtagcggtaaattttttgagattaagctattgattaacttaactcgcaaagcaagagttgccaccgcacttttattgattccaaaggaaaagggaaaaagtacgaacaaaacccaaataagttttaaaataaaactaataaaaagagaacaagagtctgagggttagttatgcaaagggaagatattaacaccctaaacatccatggtactccatgggaacctctttgaaaatatctacactttagtttgaaaaagggtgttgtttgttaaaagattggagagatgggaaaagaagtatattttctttatttcatgTTTGCCAggacttttgaagtctcatgcctacatgccaacaaagtgcaatggaggatcaaaacctcataattcgtggtaaaaataacaaaaggagtttgttttgattcattttttatggaaaagacatttttttcattttaaggagaatacttaactagtcacccacaagtatgagaaatttgcatcatcatgagaagggctccaatttggataaagatcaacaagtatgccactagatctcacaaatggaaaagaattatcataaataatatggagataggagaattataactcaaccatgaaaatgactcatgtctaatgccttgagaaaagttttaaaaggaaaaatgcacaagtgcacaaaatggtttgaatgggttaggcatttttagtattttgaaattggtctaaacatgcttaagatggatagtgtagcggggtattcgttaccattagagatattgactaaatccaacgtaaatcatacaagtcgagtcgccaccgcacttctatttatccaaaggaatggttagaaagcgaacaaaaacctaaaagttttatcgaatcaaaaactagtaaaaatgtcagagatctgggtaagggggttggttatgtaatgggaaggtgttaggcacccaaagcatcataggtactcctagggagcccttttcacatttgttgcaaaggttgttgttttggtgaaaattaatttgtgcaaacatgattgaagggatgaaAAAAACGCGTATGCTTATCTAATGTActactaaaagaagggtcaaaagaaaatgactcgcacggatgtcgcatccactgcatacgtatctcatctgaatctgagaatcagagtcttcgtagctcggctacctatgggttaaagaggagtgtgctcggtaagacatcgcatcttatgcctacgtatctcatctgggatgaaaatcagagcaaaacgtagttcgactaactacggggtaagggttgaacgacgttactacgcaatctaccggatgctcgacctttggagacttactcgcctgcagtagaaggagtaaacgtgttcttaggagaagaaaaatcaatgagtttggggtgtttagggatgcttatgcaaaaaggcagtcctagatgaaggaaccgcgttaccttaaatgacatgccacgagaggctatacgaaacctaagaaaacggtaaaatgcgggaaaataaataaataaagggATCGAAGATCTACCGTACgaataaagatccgaagtaacagcaattaagaAATAAGaaaacccaaagactcttccaagctaaacaccaccaaagaaagcgagtcagtacaggtaatcggaatagacctccaggtggtaccccataaataaagtggaacacgAAACAAGCTATCCCTGtaagagtatgtgagccctcacaaaaactcaacaaacggGTTGGAGTAACATGACagaattaggagaaaacaatgccataacaaacacaaaacaggttagagcaaacaggaaaaaaacaactactgtcgcgatcgctgctgcatcgcctagcgaaggtgctagcgagcgcctgcgggttctggatttcccatCGATAACAATATgattttagggactccaaaccTTATGACATCCATctcagaaattaagtgatcaaaacattcaaggtattgtttacacattcatgcatatgtaaacccgtgggcaaaaactgaacgatacctcacacattcagagtattcaaattaaaagcatagagtaatggggataagggcaaacctgattggagagatcgattaaGCTTGAAAGGCACGACTGGGCTTGCAAAGTAATGTTAAGGTTTGTGTGAGACGGAGGcgaaaaagtgtgtgagtcagagtgaacttttcagagctgtctagaggttgctctgagttctctgtcaggtagtCTCTCTCTCTGATAATCCAGGGTTTGTAATAGTCTCCAGTTTGTTTTTCTCAAATGAAGCTCTGGTATTTATAACCTAATATTGGTGACTTGGTGGGCTCAAAATCAAGCCCAAAGTTTTCTGTTATTTTCTGAAATGCGCGCTCTTCGCCTATCGAAGGATCTGCTtgcttagcgagcatgacagttcctttcgctaagcgaaccatgctgctcgcctagcgagcatgacagctcagagACAGATTTTTGCTTCTTCAGgattagcattttgaatgatgaataggcccTATTTGAACCTGTTGGGAGTAACCCAAGTCTTTCCATTGTATTGACTGATCACCCGAATAGAATCTACAgagtgtcttggatgatactcaagcttcaaacaaaagatgttagtgacacatttttgtgcttttggttagtaaacaagaataagagaaacaatgatatataattcaagcatgcttggcgatcacaaggagtcccacccaaaggcaaagggaaccaagatgcttatgatccatgaggctatgcaaatgcaatgttatgatgccatgggagatcttagggccaaaattggggtcttacagatgcccctatttaaggtcattctagccggagaagtgaaggttaaaatcttcgtctcgacggggtagaatgggcttaaataataacaaagagacgaattttggtccctaagagacctcatgatgcaaatgtaggtatgaaaaatggtaacactctgtggagatatgtgtccacaaaagcaaagaaaatcagaaaccactgataatccatatgagcaattcactccatgggaccaagaccctggagactctcctggggatagaaaacggataaaaatgcgcgagcaggtcatgactcaaagcttggggaacagaattccaaagggaaaaaGTCCATTGGAAAGACTtgagctgactcgaagatgcaggcattggggaatatgccaatacagcaaaactatccacaacggatacttcggacaaaatccggatgaaaacaatccactaagggactttgctggggatgtctaaaaagactctcctggggaagcagcgggatgaggtattaccggttactgggtaataagctcaaagaaacatgtgatctgaacgccaggtatgagggtgagagatac from Lathyrus oleraceus cultivar Zhongwan6 chromosome 7, CAAS_Psat_ZW6_1.0, whole genome shotgun sequence encodes the following:
- the LOC127103954 gene encoding uncharacterized protein LOC127103954, which codes for MSKYSQGSNCSKSHFISDECRCSLDAPLMTLWTDANPICRLYGRGMYKLQGHKRCNHFVWYDEEMTPRSKELISSFHERLGLEKIKVNECKHKEDELKKEIKFLKIQLKFTIGFMIVLLIGLVATSVLN